Proteins found in one Bremerella volcania genomic segment:
- a CDS encoding sulfatase-like hydrolase/transferase: protein MIIATRMTLACLLLTVGLAATASAAERPNILFIIADDQSPFDLKFYNQESKLDTPVLDQLAADGMVFDGAYQMGSWSGAVCTPSRHMVMSGRTVWHIPSRLNRKRNPNEGDNQLVPDNLPEYTMAAVFNRAGYDTMRTCKKGNSYDAANKQFTVVKDATKRGGTEESGSAWHGKQVLDYLNEREKTKDKDPFLIYFGFSHPHDTRDGTPELLEKYGSINHTKSTTLPEPNDKQPQMPPNWLPKHPFENSHLNVRDEVAVSGVWKNRDEATIRNELGREFACSENIDIQIGKVLNKLEAMGELDNTYIFYTADHGMAIGRHGLQGKQNLYQHTWRVPFVVKGPGIKPGTRAEGNIYLLDVLATICDLTGVDPPETNEGTSFKPVLTGEQDTIRDVLYGVYCGGEKPGMRCVKKGDWKLLKYDVPSAGVHQTQLFNLAENPHEFLPQHHSKEVIAMTGITPEKHQTNLADDPKYAAQRKELEALLQAEMKRLDDPFVLWDQKN, encoded by the coding sequence ATGATCATCGCTACTCGAATGACCCTCGCGTGCCTGCTTCTGACGGTGGGCCTGGCTGCCACGGCTTCGGCAGCCGAACGGCCGAATATTTTGTTCATCATCGCGGACGATCAGTCTCCGTTTGACCTCAAGTTCTACAACCAGGAGTCGAAGCTCGACACGCCGGTGCTCGACCAGTTGGCGGCCGACGGCATGGTCTTCGATGGAGCGTACCAGATGGGTTCGTGGTCGGGGGCGGTCTGCACGCCGTCACGGCACATGGTGATGAGCGGCCGCACCGTGTGGCACATTCCCAGCCGGCTCAATCGCAAGCGAAATCCGAACGAAGGGGATAACCAACTGGTTCCCGACAACCTGCCGGAATACACGATGGCCGCCGTGTTCAATCGTGCCGGGTACGATACGATGCGAACCTGCAAGAAAGGGAACAGCTACGACGCCGCCAACAAGCAGTTTACCGTGGTCAAGGATGCCACCAAGCGGGGCGGGACTGAAGAGTCAGGCAGTGCCTGGCACGGGAAGCAGGTGCTCGACTACTTGAACGAGCGCGAGAAGACCAAGGACAAGGATCCGTTTCTGATCTACTTCGGCTTCTCGCACCCGCACGATACCCGCGACGGCACGCCGGAGCTGTTGGAGAAATACGGCTCGATCAACCATACCAAGAGCACGACGCTGCCTGAGCCAAACGACAAGCAGCCGCAGATGCCGCCCAACTGGCTGCCCAAGCATCCTTTCGAGAACAGCCATCTGAACGTGCGCGATGAAGTGGCCGTGAGCGGCGTCTGGAAGAACCGCGACGAAGCGACCATTCGCAACGAACTGGGACGCGAGTTCGCGTGCAGCGAGAACATCGACATCCAGATCGGCAAGGTGCTCAACAAGCTGGAAGCGATGGGCGAGTTGGACAACACCTACATCTTCTATACCGCCGACCACGGCATGGCGATCGGTCGCCATGGTTTGCAGGGGAAGCAAAACCTGTACCAGCACACCTGGCGCGTTCCGTTTGTCGTCAAGGGCCCCGGCATCAAGCCCGGCACGCGCGCCGAGGGGAACATTTACCTGTTGGACGTGCTGGCGACGATCTGCGATCTGACCGGCGTTGACCCGCCGGAGACCAACGAAGGTACCAGCTTCAAGCCAGTGCTGACGGGTGAGCAAGATACGATTCGCGACGTACTGTATGGTGTCTATTGCGGGGGGGAGAAGCCTGGGATGCGCTGCGTGAAGAAGGGGGACTGGAAGCTGCTGAAGTACGACGTCCCCAGCGCCGGCGTGCACCAGACGCAGCTGTTCAACCTGGCCGAGAACCCCCACGAGTTCCTGCCGCAGCATCACAGTAAGGAAGTGATCGCCATGACCGGCATCACTCCGGAAAAGCATCAAACGAACCTGGCCGACGATCCGAAGTACGCTGCCCAGCGAAAGGAATTGGAAGCCTTGCTACAGGCCGAAATGAAACGCCTGGACGATCCATTCGTGCTGTGGGACCAGAAGAATTAG
- a CDS encoding sulfatase family protein encodes MMRRLLFAALLLTFVSTTATNLHAAETNQPNILILYADDLGFGDLSCYNAKGKIPTPNLDKLAASGTRFTDGHSSSGICTPSRYALLTGRHHWRDFHGIVNAFGGSVFKPERLTMPEMLKQQGYATACIGKWHLGWDWDAIRNNKGIQPDSFDWTKSIPDGPLAHGFDHYFGDTVINFPPYAWIEDDKMAQIPDTMKDESKWKKIKEGNWECRPGPMVTGWDPYAVLPTLTDKGVAYLESRKDAKEPFFLYFAFPCPHAPIIPNDAYDGKSGAGPFGDFVVETDAMVGRLLAALEASGQADNTIVVFTADNGPEHYAYARDAKYGHWSPEPFRGLKRDIYEGGHHVPFIIRWPGVTKPGSVSDALVSQIDLMGTFASALGAKLPQDAAEDSHDMLPYLKGEAESVRSSHVHNTFAGQYAIRDGDWLLIDAKTGYRSKGWQAWEPRHDYPGDDDQPVELYNLKEDIGQRHNLAANHPEKVQQMQKLLTKIQKQGHSAPRLAK; translated from the coding sequence ATGATGCGACGACTCTTGTTTGCTGCGCTCCTGCTGACTTTCGTTAGTACCACGGCCACGAATCTGCATGCCGCCGAAACGAATCAGCCCAATATTCTGATTCTGTATGCCGACGACCTCGGGTTCGGCGATCTCTCGTGCTACAACGCCAAGGGGAAGATCCCGACGCCTAACCTCGATAAGCTGGCTGCCTCAGGCACGCGATTTACTGATGGGCATTCCTCGTCCGGTATCTGCACGCCGAGCCGTTACGCGCTGCTGACTGGTCGGCATCACTGGCGCGACTTTCACGGCATTGTGAACGCGTTTGGCGGCTCGGTCTTCAAGCCAGAGCGTTTGACGATGCCGGAGATGCTTAAGCAGCAAGGGTACGCCACCGCGTGCATCGGCAAGTGGCACTTGGGCTGGGACTGGGACGCGATTCGCAACAACAAGGGGATTCAGCCGGATAGCTTCGACTGGACGAAGTCGATCCCCGATGGTCCGCTCGCCCACGGTTTCGATCACTACTTCGGCGACACGGTCATCAACTTCCCGCCGTATGCCTGGATCGAAGATGACAAGATGGCCCAGATCCCCGACACGATGAAAGATGAGTCGAAGTGGAAGAAGATCAAGGAAGGGAACTGGGAATGCCGTCCCGGACCGATGGTCACCGGTTGGGATCCATACGCCGTGCTGCCGACCCTGACCGATAAAGGGGTTGCCTATCTCGAATCTCGTAAGGACGCGAAGGAACCGTTCTTCCTGTACTTCGCGTTCCCTTGCCCGCATGCTCCGATCATTCCCAACGATGCCTACGACGGCAAGAGTGGTGCCGGGCCGTTTGGTGACTTCGTGGTCGAAACCGACGCCATGGTGGGCCGCTTGCTCGCCGCGCTCGAGGCCTCGGGCCAGGCCGACAACACGATCGTCGTCTTCACCGCCGACAACGGGCCAGAACACTACGCGTATGCTCGCGATGCGAAGTATGGTCACTGGTCGCCAGAGCCCTTCCGCGGTTTGAAGCGAGACATCTACGAAGGGGGCCATCACGTGCCGTTTATCATCCGCTGGCCCGGCGTGACGAAGCCTGGCAGCGTGAGCGACGCGTTGGTTTCGCAGATCGACCTGATGGGAACGTTTGCCTCGGCACTCGGAGCTAAGCTGCCCCAGGACGCCGCCGAAGACTCGCACGATATGCTGCCGTACCTGAAGGGGGAAGCGGAGAGCGTGCGCAGCTCGCACGTGCACAATACGTTCGCCGGCCAGTACGCGATTCGTGACGGCGACTGGTTGCTCATTGATGCCAAGACCGGCTACCGATCGAAAGGTTGGCAGGCCTGGGAACCGAGGCACGACTACCCCGGCGACGATGACCAACCGGTTGAGCTGTACAATCTGAAAGAGGATATCGGTCAGCGACACAACCTGGCCGCCAATCACCCCGAGAAGGTCCAGCAGATGCAGAAGCTGTTGACCAAGATTCAGAAGCAAGGTCACTCGGCACCCCGTTTGGCGAAGTAG
- a CDS encoding substrate-binding domain-containing protein: MSEKITIGIHSASWTEHSRRVLQGLLNYVEEYPNIQVRDFRFSSNDPNLVGNPPWTGKVDGAIVSAGRNAGITNWLKRGKVPVVLASGDLIDSGFVSVYTDVHSVGRLAATHLTEAGFEHIAFVGYQKSDGSKRRRDGLSDELTKRGIKLKAVALKEIPVDTVEEDREVSESTVEKIQQLLEKSPKPLAVVALNDVVAEFVAKIALEMGFSIPDEVGVLGVGDSERARMSDPPLSSVHTPGVEIGYRCASLLHSMILGNAPKETVFEIPAQQVSARRSTTGWKRAAVTDIDRALNYIREHACDGIRLKDVSSAVRIPIRTLEIEFKKQIGRSMGEVIREVRLERVKHLLESTNLSTQRIAAMVGYSHYSYLNKLLRDELNVTPSQYRKQQRKAKSDSE, translated from the coding sequence ATGAGTGAAAAAATAACGATCGGGATCCATTCCGCTTCTTGGACCGAACATTCCCGACGCGTGCTGCAAGGACTGCTGAATTACGTCGAAGAGTATCCCAACATTCAGGTTCGTGACTTCCGCTTTTCGAGCAACGATCCCAACCTGGTCGGCAATCCTCCGTGGACGGGCAAAGTGGACGGTGCGATCGTTTCGGCCGGTCGCAATGCCGGCATCACCAACTGGCTCAAGCGGGGCAAAGTCCCGGTTGTTCTGGCCAGCGGCGACTTGATTGATTCCGGATTCGTCTCGGTCTACACCGACGTCCATTCGGTGGGTCGCCTGGCCGCGACCCATCTGACCGAAGCGGGCTTCGAACACATCGCTTTCGTCGGATACCAGAAGTCGGACGGCTCGAAGCGCCGTCGCGATGGGCTGTCGGACGAACTCACCAAGCGCGGCATCAAATTAAAAGCCGTCGCCCTCAAGGAGATCCCGGTCGACACGGTCGAAGAAGACCGCGAGGTCTCCGAGTCGACGGTCGAAAAGATTCAGCAGCTGTTGGAAAAGTCCCCCAAGCCGCTGGCCGTGGTAGCGCTCAATGACGTGGTGGCAGAGTTCGTCGCCAAGATCGCTCTTGAGATGGGATTCTCGATTCCCGATGAAGTCGGCGTGCTGGGCGTGGGAGACTCGGAACGTGCTCGCATGTCCGATCCGCCTCTTTCCAGCGTGCATACCCCAGGCGTGGAAATCGGCTACCGCTGTGCGTCGCTGCTGCACTCAATGATTTTAGGGAACGCGCCCAAGGAAACGGTCTTCGAGATACCCGCCCAGCAGGTCTCGGCCAGGCGGTCGACCACCGGTTGGAAGCGTGCCGCGGTGACCGATATCGACCGGGCTCTGAATTACATTCGCGAACATGCCTGCGATGGCATTCGCCTGAAGGACGTTTCGAGCGCCGTACGGATTCCGATCCGCACGCTCGAAATCGAATTCAAGAAACAGATCGGTCGCTCGATGGGAGAAGTGATTCGCGAAGTCCGCCTGGAACGCGTGAAGCACTTGCTCGAGTCGACCAACCTCTCGACGCAGCGGATCGCGGCGATGGTCGGCTACAGCCACTATTCGTACTTGAACAAGCTGCTGCGTGACGAACTGAACGTGACCCCCAGCCAATATCGCAAACAGCAGCGCAAAGCGAAGTCGGATTCCGAGTAA
- a CDS encoding alpha/beta hydrolase: MMTRQTFILTLLLLAIPSLLHAEYATSKLETDIPYRSEEGLDDYAKQQCRLDVHTPPDKGFATVVWFHGGGLEAGDKKIPKYLMDNGYAVVSANYRHSPQVKAPVYLEDAAAAVAWTFANIEKYGGDPTKIFISGHSAGGYLTSMLVLDKRWLEPHGIDPNDLAGAIPHSGQTFTHFTIRKERGLGRETGVADDLAPLYHVRKDTPPLLLTTGDRNLEFPFRYEENALLFKMLESVKHPDVQLYELQGFTHGNMVEPGVLLMTRFIEKHSKDD, translated from the coding sequence ATGATGACTCGCCAGACGTTCATTCTCACGCTGCTCTTACTTGCCATTCCTTCGCTGCTGCATGCCGAGTATGCCACGTCCAAGCTGGAAACGGACATACCCTACCGCAGCGAAGAAGGGCTCGATGACTACGCGAAACAGCAATGCCGCCTCGACGTGCACACGCCGCCCGATAAAGGGTTTGCCACGGTGGTTTGGTTTCATGGCGGTGGGCTCGAAGCAGGCGACAAGAAGATCCCCAAGTACCTGATGGATAACGGCTACGCCGTCGTCTCGGCCAACTATCGTCATAGCCCCCAAGTGAAAGCACCGGTCTACCTGGAAGACGCCGCCGCGGCGGTTGCCTGGACCTTCGCCAACATCGAGAAGTATGGCGGCGACCCCACCAAGATCTTCATCAGCGGTCACTCGGCCGGCGGCTACCTGACCAGCATGCTGGTGCTCGACAAGCGCTGGCTCGAGCCGCACGGCATCGACCCCAACGACCTGGCCGGTGCCATCCCGCACAGCGGTCAAACGTTTACGCACTTCACGATCCGCAAGGAACGAGGCCTGGGGCGCGAGACCGGCGTCGCCGACGACCTGGCGCCGCTCTATCATGTCCGCAAGGATACCCCGCCGCTGCTATTGACCACCGGCGATCGCAACCTGGAGTTCCCCTTCCGCTACGAAGAAAACGCCCTGCTCTTCAAAATGCTGGAGTCGGTCAAGCATCCCGACGTCCAGTTGTACGAACTGCAAGGCTTCACCCACGGCAACATGGTCGAGCCTGGCGTGCTGCTGATGACCAGGTTCATCGAGAAGCACTCGAAGGACGACTAG
- the ypfJ gene encoding KPN_02809 family neutral zinc metallopeptidase, with amino-acid sequence MRWRGRRGSENVEDRRSSRGPAMAGGGSILGILIIMLLVWLLGGDPLAILRGLPQQPGGGGGGPVAVNPADDERAQFVSVVLADTEDVWGQQFQQMGKRYEDPTLVMFRGTVQSACGFQQAATGPFYCPLDQKVYIDLSFFDEMNDNLGAGGDFAQAYVIAHEVGHHVQNLLGISEEVHRARTRAGKEEANELSVRQELQADFLAGVWAHHAQQNWNILEEGDIEEALNAATAIGDDQLQMESRGFVVPESFTHGSSKQRARWFYKGLKTGDMDQGDTFSIPYSQL; translated from the coding sequence ATGCGATGGCGAGGACGGCGCGGCAGCGAGAATGTGGAGGATCGGCGGTCTTCCCGAGGCCCGGCGATGGCCGGGGGTGGAAGCATTTTGGGCATCTTGATCATCATGCTGCTGGTGTGGCTATTGGGTGGTGATCCCTTGGCCATTTTGCGTGGGCTTCCGCAACAACCAGGCGGCGGCGGTGGTGGTCCCGTAGCGGTCAACCCGGCCGATGACGAGCGAGCCCAGTTTGTTTCCGTGGTGCTGGCCGACACCGAAGACGTTTGGGGGCAGCAGTTTCAGCAGATGGGCAAGCGGTACGAAGACCCGACGCTGGTCATGTTCCGCGGTACCGTTCAATCGGCGTGTGGCTTTCAGCAGGCGGCGACCGGCCCGTTCTACTGCCCGTTAGATCAAAAGGTATACATCGACCTCAGCTTCTTCGACGAGATGAACGACAACCTGGGCGCAGGAGGCGACTTCGCCCAGGCCTACGTGATCGCACACGAGGTCGGGCACCATGTGCAAAACCTATTGGGCATCAGCGAGGAAGTCCATCGCGCACGCACCCGGGCCGGTAAAGAGGAAGCCAACGAGCTATCGGTCCGCCAGGAACTTCAAGCCGACTTCCTGGCGGGCGTCTGGGCTCACCATGCCCAACAAAACTGGAACATCCTCGAAGAAGGGGACATCGAAGAAGCCTTGAACGCGGCGACCGCCATCGGGGACGACCAATTGCAAATGGAATCACGCGGGTTCGTGGTGCCCGAGTCCTTCACCCATGGCAGTTCCAAACAGCGTGCCCGGTGGTTCTACAAAGGGCTGAAAACAGGCGACATGGACCAGGGAGACACGTTCAGCATTCCCTATAGCCAGCTTTAG
- a CDS encoding sulfatase family protein, producing MTSRVTWFCLTLALLVPQAVLAAEKPNIVFIMCDDLGYGDVHCLNPEHGKIATPGADQLAKEGMTFTDAHSGSSVCTPTRYGLMTGRYSWRTKLQSGVVTGFAPCLIDADRPTVASFLKEHGYQTAIIGKWHLNFQYCDAQTGKPYSAKDFKSPPVGTKIPDGPLARGFDTYHGFHHARDMQTVIENDTVIAHDPPINMLPRLTRKSVEYIDQHANDDKPFFLYIPLGSPHTPILPTKAWQGKSGLGDYGDFVMETDNVVVEVTKALQRHGLADKTLVIFTSDNGCSKAAGIPQLADKGHIVSAHLRGSKADIWDGGHRVPFLVRWPGKVKAGSKSDQLICLTDWFATAADVIGEDVPAGSCEDSVSFLPALAGEAIASTRAGVVHHSISGHFAYRQGPWKLALARGSGGWSSPNEKQAAKTDAPKAQLYHMMDDVGEKDNRYLTETSIAERLLKQLQADVERGRSTDGPKSKNDTKKIDLWKSEKN from the coding sequence ATGACTTCTCGAGTGACCTGGTTCTGTCTGACGCTGGCGCTACTGGTGCCGCAGGCTGTGCTTGCCGCGGAAAAGCCGAATATCGTTTTCATCATGTGCGACGATCTCGGCTACGGCGACGTGCACTGCTTGAATCCCGAGCACGGCAAGATCGCCACGCCGGGTGCCGATCAACTGGCGAAAGAAGGGATGACCTTCACCGATGCTCACTCCGGCTCGTCGGTTTGTACGCCGACGCGTTACGGACTGATGACAGGGCGTTATAGTTGGCGAACCAAACTGCAAAGTGGCGTCGTGACCGGCTTCGCCCCATGCTTGATCGACGCAGACCGCCCGACGGTGGCCAGCTTTTTGAAAGAGCACGGCTACCAGACGGCAATCATCGGCAAGTGGCACTTGAACTTTCAGTACTGCGATGCCCAGACGGGCAAGCCTTACTCGGCGAAGGACTTCAAATCGCCGCCGGTGGGAACCAAGATTCCCGACGGACCGCTGGCACGCGGGTTCGACACCTACCACGGCTTTCATCATGCTCGCGACATGCAGACGGTGATCGAGAACGACACGGTCATCGCCCACGATCCTCCGATCAACATGCTGCCGCGACTGACGCGCAAAAGCGTCGAGTACATCGACCAGCATGCCAATGACGACAAGCCGTTCTTTTTGTACATCCCTCTTGGCTCGCCCCATACGCCGATCCTGCCGACCAAAGCCTGGCAAGGCAAGAGCGGCCTGGGGGACTATGGCGACTTCGTGATGGAGACCGACAACGTCGTCGTCGAAGTCACCAAGGCGCTTCAGCGCCATGGCCTGGCCGACAAGACGCTGGTCATCTTCACCAGCGACAACGGGTGCAGCAAAGCGGCCGGTATCCCACAGCTGGCCGACAAGGGGCATATCGTCAGCGCGCATCTGCGTGGCTCGAAGGCCGATATCTGGGACGGCGGGCATCGCGTGCCATTTCTGGTGCGTTGGCCCGGCAAGGTGAAAGCCGGCTCGAAGAGCGACCAGTTGATCTGTTTGACCGATTGGTTCGCCACCGCGGCCGACGTCATCGGCGAAGACGTTCCCGCTGGCTCATGCGAAGACAGCGTCAGCTTTCTGCCGGCACTTGCTGGAGAAGCCATCGCTTCGACCAGGGCCGGCGTCGTGCATCATTCGATCAGCGGGCACTTCGCCTATCGGCAAGGTCCGTGGAAGCTGGCCCTGGCCCGCGGTTCTGGCGGGTGGAGTTCCCCCAACGAGAAACAGGCCGCGAAAACGGATGCACCCAAGGCGCAGCTGTACCATATGATGGATGACGTCGGCGAAAAGGATAATCGTTACCTGACCGAGACGTCGATCGCCGAGCGACTTTTGAAGCAGCTGCAAGCCGACGTCGAGCGGGGCCGCAGCACCGACGGACCGAAGTCAAAGAACGACACCAAGAAGATCGACCTTTGGAAGAGCGAAAAGAACTAA
- a CDS encoding alpha/beta hydrolase translates to MNCARPVFATWTTAFVLLTTLSLHAAEDKKVVKDLEFANVDGHSLKLDLYLPKAKEGPLVVWIHGGGWHAGSKDGCPVTWLTDHDIAVASISYRLTDKATFPAQIHDCKGAVRWLRANADKYGYSIEKVGVAGSSAGGHLAALMGTSGEVKELEGEVGGNLDYSSRVAAVVDYYGATDFVLRSKTQPHRANQKGSVVYKLLGGGADEKVDLAKQASAAFHVTEDDPPFLVIHGDKDTTVLLDQSKRIQEVYQQAGLPLELIVIEGGKHGGSEFYNGDRREQVIAFFKKHLQDAED, encoded by the coding sequence ATGAATTGTGCCCGCCCCGTGTTCGCGACTTGGACCACCGCCTTTGTGCTGCTAACGACTCTCTCTCTGCACGCCGCGGAAGACAAGAAGGTCGTCAAGGATCTCGAGTTCGCCAACGTCGATGGGCACAGCTTGAAGTTGGACCTCTATTTGCCGAAAGCGAAAGAGGGTCCGCTGGTCGTGTGGATCCATGGGGGTGGCTGGCATGCTGGCAGTAAGGATGGTTGCCCAGTCACTTGGCTGACCGATCATGACATCGCCGTGGCGAGCATCTCGTATCGCTTAACCGACAAGGCCACGTTTCCCGCGCAGATCCACGACTGCAAAGGGGCCGTCCGCTGGCTGCGAGCCAACGCCGATAAGTACGGTTACTCGATCGAAAAGGTCGGCGTCGCCGGTTCGAGTGCCGGTGGTCACCTCGCCGCACTGATGGGAACCTCCGGAGAGGTGAAGGAACTGGAGGGGGAAGTCGGCGGCAATCTCGACTATTCGTCACGCGTGGCCGCCGTGGTCGACTACTACGGAGCGACCGACTTCGTCCTCCGCTCGAAGACCCAGCCGCACCGCGCCAACCAGAAGGGTTCGGTCGTGTACAAACTGCTCGGCGGTGGAGCGGACGAAAAAGTCGACCTGGCCAAGCAGGCCTCGGCCGCGTTTCACGTCACCGAGGATGACCCGCCGTTTTTGGTCATCCACGGCGATAAAGACACTACGGTACTGCTCGACCAGTCCAAGCGGATTCAAGAGGTGTACCAGCAAGCCGGACTGCCGCTGGAGTTAATCGTCATCGAAGGGGGCAAGCATGGCGGCTCCGAGTTTTACAACGGGGATCGCCGTGAGCAGGTGATTGCGTTCTTTAAAAAGCATCTGCAAGACGCAGAAGACTAG
- a CDS encoding CHAP domain-containing protein — MPAWTVKNAWTSSTIQSYRNYAKTNGPRRAGNLRSTCEDLSIRMVVDFAEQNGLPVFFSNNANPQGLDPAKFNSKSAYLSAVLPSTGASDLLTYNTVVMVKGAQKGNSNVSLPLAKPGDLIILYAGGGHVQVVTSVSPGSVNIVQGNFRPSSERCGRLTRIWRGENQNDPSASCYIGAMVAQKSYVRSGTPPKWIFDGRSEEFAKEGRLCLWDFNNWNNFVPNFNPAKATAP; from the coding sequence ATGCCGGCTTGGACCGTGAAGAATGCGTGGACGTCGTCCACGATTCAGTCCTACAGAAACTACGCGAAAACCAATGGCCCACGCCGGGCAGGCAACTTGCGCTCGACCTGCGAGGACCTTTCGATCCGCATGGTGGTCGACTTCGCCGAGCAAAACGGGCTGCCGGTATTCTTCAGCAATAATGCCAACCCACAGGGGCTCGATCCGGCGAAGTTCAACTCGAAGTCGGCTTACCTGTCAGCGGTGCTTCCCTCGACCGGGGCCAGCGACCTTCTGACCTATAACACCGTCGTGATGGTGAAAGGGGCCCAGAAGGGAAACTCCAACGTCAGCTTGCCGCTGGCCAAGCCTGGGGATCTGATCATCCTGTACGCAGGCGGCGGGCACGTCCAAGTGGTGACCTCGGTCAGTCCTGGCAGCGTGAACATCGTCCAGGGAAACTTTCGCCCATCGTCCGAGCGATGCGGACGCTTGACACGCATCTGGCGGGGCGAGAATCAGAACGATCCTTCGGCCAGCTGTTACATCGGGGCGATGGTCGCGCAAAAGTCATACGTCCGATCAGGCACCCCTCCGAAATGGATCTTCGACGGACGCAGTGAGGAGTTCGCCAAAGAGGGGCGGCTTTGCCTGTGGGATTTCAACAACTGGAACAACTTCGTGCCCAACTTCAACCCCGCCAAGGCCACCGCTCCCTAG